The Phycodurus eques isolate BA_2022a chromosome 5, UOR_Pequ_1.1, whole genome shotgun sequence DNA segment ctgaattcttgacagtttaatttgaatcacattaaaataaatttaaatgtgtttcgcctagcccttcatgttttctgtaAAGAATTGTATCCatattacaaattctgcctgggtcatcatacatatgagcacaactctgttttttctcatttactaaataaaagtaaggctgtgaatttcaaaataagagcaagtaaataaaaacgtattacatgttcaaataaagtgcttaacttgagaataattatttgaaaaaatacttcgttttgatcatatgggtagaagaaaaatcatgcattgtaaaaatgcattatagataggtagaagggttttccagaattttttaggtcaactttgggggtgcgcattatacatgggtgccaTTCtatatgagaaattacggtaatgcAGTCATTTAGAGACGAGATCAACGGACCGGAAGAGGCCGGGCGGTCgtcaacatatatttgattgacaggtgaatgGCTCATCATTGTCAGTGGACCAACCACAGCGGGCCTTATTTCTCATGGTTTTAgaggcacacaaaaaacaacgatattatcgtttatcgtgatagttttgggaAAAATATATCATCTTAAAAAATGCCTAAGTGCAATGTACACAAGGTATGAACTACGTTTGAAtttcaaatattatttatattattttccaGAGAGCGAGCCCAGAGATGCAGGAACAGACCAGCGGAGTTCAGGAATTATTCGTCTTCACACCATTAAACAAATCATAGATAGAGTGAgcgctcagtttttttgttgaatcAGAAATCcaccatatattattattacttcatCACCCTCACTCACCTTCTCTTCATCTGTTCTCACTTCAAGGACAAACACGCTGTGCTGGACATCACTCCGAATGCTGTGGACAGGCTGAACTATGCTCAGTGGTACCCAATCGTAGTCTTCCTAAATCCGGACAATAAGCAGGGTGTGAAGAACATGAGGACAAGGCTGTGTCCAGAGTCCAGGAAAAGTGCCAGGAAGCTGTACGAGCGAGCCATCAAACTGAGGAAGAATAATCATCACCTGTTCACCAGTGAGTGGCCACAGAATATTAAAAGGCACTATAAAAAGTTGAGTTATTTCCTTTACATTAATTACCCCAAATTCTCTTTTATAGCCACCATTAACTTGAACAACATGAATGACGGTTGGTACGGAGCTCTGAAAGAAACAATCCAGCAGCAACAGAACCAGCTGGTGTGGGTCTCTGAGGGAAAGGTGAGCAGTTGGCACCTTGGATTTTGGAAATCTGTAACAGGTTACAATGCAGTATGAGTCATGAGCCCAATGGTAAATGGTTTCTCCTCAGGCGGATGGCACCACAGAGGATGACTTGGATATCCACGACGACCGTCTGTCTTACCTGTCAGCACCAGGTAGCGAGTACTCCATGTACAGCACGGACAGCCGTCACACATCTGACTACGAGGACACGGACACGGAGGGCGGCGCGTACACGGACCAGGAGCTCGATGAGACCTTGAATGACGAGGTGGGTCTGCCCACGGAGCCCGCCATCACACGGTCTTCCGAACCTGTGAGGGAAGACCCACCTGTCATTCAGGACACCCCTGGCTACCCTGGATATCAGCACCCAGTGGCGCCCGACACAGCTAATCGTATAGACCCCACGGGCTTCAAAATGCCATCTCCACAGCAGGTAATGTTCCTAGCCCTGTAAACcactgtcgtgtgtgtgtgtgtgtgtgcttatatGGATAGATGTACTGTATCTGTAGCTCTAAAGTAGAGGTTAACGCCTTTTGTCATCTTGGTTTTTGGCTAAGGCCATGTCCATACCAACAGTTAGTATTTTGCTTTGTGCTTTGGCCATTTTTCTCCACACGCAAACTGTGTTTTTGTTCCAGAAAACACCTTTTTGGAAAGCTCCAGTCCACTTGATGCTTTTCCAAATCCAAatctatgtatatatactatatatagttTGCTAACACTTGAAATGAGTAATGTATGGGTTTTGTTtctattgtttgttttgttaactTCATATTTTAGTGAGATATTCAAGGGAAATATTCTGGAAAAACACATGTTCACTGGCAGTCCAATGCAGTCTACATGTCTTTGATTAGCTATTGTTATTTTCCACAAATAAATTAGGCTTCTTACAGTGCTCTCTATAAATGAGTGCACTCCCTTTGAAAAGCAAGCTTCCTATTGATCTCTCACATGCAAAGGAACAATTCTGTGAATGATGATAAGACTCAATGATAACATTGATTCTGAAAGGGAGCATTTATGTTGTGCACCTTACTGGCTAAAATCACATTATAGGTAGAAGTTGTATATGttattatgtatatataatatgtataattttgatgattatagcttacagcaaacgAAAATCGCAAATTAACTATCCCTTGAAAATAGAATATGacgtaacaaacaatcaagaaacaataaaaatgattttgtaatATAGAAactaggcaggaatttgccctctaaaaagtattttcccgtGTGTTTCATAATCTATATAATgcatgagtactgaaataaatgagctTTTCTACCAtactctaatttattgagatgtacctgtatctGATCAAACCAGACATTTGCAGAGCCTGGTCTGACTCATTCAGTGTGAGAGGAATTGTCAAGGTGTTGGGTTGAGCTTTTACTTTGTGTGCCGTTGGCAAGCTgtgtttgtaaatgtcttttaacaatattcacagcAAGAGGAGGCTTCTCTGCCCATGCCCTCCTTGCCTGCAGCGGTGGTAGCGCCCCCTGCTGTTGAGCAGCCTGTACAGCTAGAGGGTATGCACCTAGAGGAGCCCCCTGCTGCACCCGCAGCTCCTCGGGCTGACTCACTTAGCAGCCTCAGTCCTGCCCCTGAGCTTATTCAGCCCCCAGCACCATCACATGAACCCCACCCGTCTGGACCACCTGGTCCAGAACCAAAGGTACCCGCTGCTTCAACCGCCCACTTGGACCGGGCCTGGGCCTCAGTCTGCTGTCTTAACTGCCTGTCTTCTCGCACATGCTTTCCACTCTTTCTCTGCATGTATTGCCCACACTGTGTGCCTCACTGAGCCCACTGTGTGCCTCTGGCTCCCAGAGAATATGTGACATACTAGTCCACATGCACAATGATGAGACCTGGGAGACCAGAAGGACTGGTAAATCTGAGTCTTTGACCAGGGTGAAGACCATCCACAACCAGCCTAAACTGTTGCATTTTACTTCCTTTGCATggctccaaaatgtttttgggttccTTTAGCTTTAACTCTCTTCTGTAGATGAAAAACGAGCACTTAGAGTGGCCTTATCGTAGATGTGTTGTGTTGTAGTGCCAGTAGTTTGACGTTGCATTAGATCCAAACTGAATGTTGGATGCATGATGAAAGCTAACCTGCAGACAGTACTCGACTTTCCATCCAACAATTCTCCTTATGGATCAAACCATTCACCTCAACACACTGCATTATGTTTACGTTCACATGCGTTGTTCTGGGCAGATGCCAATCAATGAATTGTAACTCAGTTTGCTGTCTACAGGCTTCACATCATAAGTTTGAGATGAGGCCTTTCAGAAATGAATTTTCTTATTAAACTTGAAAAGGAATCATGAAAGAATATGGATGATCATCATTCTTGAAAGGCATCTTGTCAAACGGGCATTCAGTACTggtttcaaataataaaatacaaatgtttgctTGTGTAATTTGCACTGAGACACTTTTCCTCGTGTAATTTGGAAACTGTTACTGTCTGTATTTCActttaatatttttgaaaatattctgGTTCGTTTTAATTTGCTGTTGGGGACATCTACCCCAACTGTACTGTCTTTGAACACATTGGTTGTTAAAAAGCGTGCGTCACCATTGTGATGCAACAGAATCATTCATTTCATATTGTCTCTTCACAGATGTACAAGAAAGATCTATACAATATGGAGGAACCTGTGCAAATGAACCATGGCTTGAAGCAGTCACTGAGCTACACTCACCAGCCACCATACCAGGACAAGCAGCCATACCGAGAATACGACCACCCGCCTTACGGTTACGATGGAGGCGGCTACCCAGAACCAAAGTCTCACAACGCTGACTGTCACATGCACTACGACAACCGTGTGCCTCATTACAACGAACAGTGGTCCCCCTACGACCAGCAGACCTCATCCTGCCAGCCTGCAGGTTACCAGCCGGGCCACCAGCAACCCATCGGCTACAACCTCCGGTCACCGTACGAGGATGAGCCAGGGAGGGACTATAGCCCGCCTCAGCCACGATATGAAGACCCTCTTCCTGTGGGATATGATGGCAGATCACGCCACAGTAAACCTGGGCCAATTCGTTATGACGAACCGCCCCCACCGCTTCGCCCCGCAGGCTTCAATGTGCGCTCTTCTTATGAGGCAGATACTCACAGCTTTCCCATTAACTCGCCTCGTTCTCCAGAACCGCCAAAGCAGTACTACGGCGACTCTGGTCTAAGGCCCTCCTACATCCCTGGGCCACAACGGGGCTTCAAGGCAGGGATGCATGAGCCTGTGATGAACTCTGAGCCACCAGTTCTCCCTCCTAAAACAGAGACCCTCACATCCCCTGGTGAGCCAGCAGTCACTCCTGGATCCAAACCCTTGCCACCCCACCAACGGGAAGACCTGGATGAGGACCCGGCCATGAAACCACAGTCGGTCCTCAACAGAGTaaagatgtttgaaaataaacgtTCCGTTTCTATGGACAGAGCGAAGGAAGGAGAATCATCAGTTCTCAGGGTACTTTTCTCTTACATTATATAAAAGTGAGGAGTGTGTTCTGTTCTTTTCTCTCATGAAGGAACAGTATCGCCAACACTTCGAAAAAACCTTCGGCTAATTGTGTCCTCGCTTTCTCTTTCAGCCAGCAGATGTTCCCAAACCTTCAAGTGCACCTGGTCCAGTGCTCAAGGCAAATTCGCTCAGCAACCTGGAGCAGGAAAGGCCCTCCCACAGGTATGTTGTGGTCATTGCAGCACCCTCAGGCGACAACAAAGGTGGATAAAGGACAgcttcgtcttttttttttttttttccttataccttctttcattcattttttgagCCCCATCTCGTTGAGCCAAGCTGTTATGCAGCCAAACAAATTCAAGGTGTACCACACACATGACTGCCATAATGGTTCTTATTAATTTGCATCAGGGTTTTCATAATAGTATAATGTCTGCACAGAGCACTCGTAAAGTGATGCCTTAGTCTTGTTTGCTTCATCTGTAGGGCTCCTGAACCCCAGAGGCCTCACATAAAACCGCTTGATGATGTAATGCGTACCAATCACTATGACccggatgaggatgaggagtaCTACAGGAAGCAGTTGTCCTACTTTGACCGTCGGAGCTTTGACAGCAAAGCCATGGGCCAACCCAACCCTGGCATCAATCGCTTCCACGATCTGCCCAAACCAGCTCAACTGTCATACCCGTACAACAGGTAGACGcgcacacctgtcaccattgCCAAAAACTTCCCTGATttccttttttgctttttgacaGCAGTCAtcagtgttttcattcattcttcATCCCCCTTTCTGTTCACCTAAATTAGGGTGGAGTCTGTCGAGAAAGTGAGTCCAGGGGAGAAACGATATGATCCCCTACCTCAGATTTGCCCCTCTTCTCAATACGGACCCCCCGGCTCTGCCATCCCACCCAATACACTGCCCAAACTCAGCCCGAGTGACGGTAAGATCTCAAATTACCCGTTAGAATATTCAGTATTAGTCATATTTTGTTAGCATTATTACGCAACAGTATGTGTCACTTGAGGTCCATTGCTTAAGAGATTAAGTTGTGCACACTCGATGGGCGCTTCAATCACATTTTGAATTGCTTGTGTTCAAATGGAGATATAATTTGTTCACTACTACATCAGGCActtagtggttataaaaagtctacacacccctgttcaagcgccaggtttttgtgatagaaaaaatgagaccaaggtaaATCATTTCAACCCCCCCGTTAGttacctataacctgtacaagagtggaaatgaaaataaacaactgaaataatgtgcttgcacaagtgtgcacaccgtcttataactgggatgtggctgtgtttaaaatgtaatgtgtcaaattcaaactcatgttaaatgggactcAGCACACTCCCGCCACTATTAaatgtgcctctgattaaccccaaataaaacatacaaaggTATACGAGATGTAACTTTACTTCTTGAggatcttttatttcttttaattggGTGTAATTCTGTGACtgtgtctatttttttccagtgaACTCCATATCTGAGCCACTGAGCTCCCCCAATCCCAAACCTGATCTGTCGGCTCTCAGACCAGTTAGCAGGGAGGAACCAACACCGATAGGCTATCTGCCCCCAAGGGCCATCCCCGACAAGTCCCCAATCAATGGTACAGATGCAGCTCCCCCAAAGACCATCGGCGCTCCCGCTCCCACCGGTTACAACCGCTACGTCCCCAAGCCGTACACCAGCTCAGCACGACCGTTCGAGCGCAAGTTCGAGAGCCCCAAGTTCAACCACAACCTGCTGCCCAACGACACACAGGCGAAGACTGAGCTCCTCGGCAAGCTCGGAATAGTGAGCAATAGCGGGGGAAAGCCGCAGCTCTCACCTCAGCCTCTGGACCATGACAGTGGTCTGGACACTTTCACTCGCACCATGGACAACAGGCCCAAATACCAGCACAATAACATCAACGCCATCCCCAAGGCCATTCCTGTAAGGTAAAGGCGCTGTTCATGTCACTCGGTCTCTTTTCACAGTGAGGTCCCTGTGCTGCTCTTATTGTGTGTTGTTCTGCACAAACACTGCCCTGATTGATGACTCTGACTTCTGCTGCAGCCCTGGCGCACTGGACGATGACGACGAGGATGAAGGGCACACTGTGGTGGCCACCGCCCGAGGCATCTTCAACTGTAACGGAGGGGTCCTTAGCTCCATCGAGACAGGCGTCAGCATCATCATCCCCCAGGGAGCAATTCCAGAGAACGTGGAGCAGGAGATCTACTTCAAGGTGTGCCGCGACAACAGCATCCTGCCCCCCCTCGACAAGGAGAAAGGTCAGTAACATCCACCAGCTCCATGATGTTGTCATGGAGTAGTGGAAAAGGATTCCAGCGATGACTTGTGAAGCTCTGGTGAAGTCCATGCCCGAGAGGGTCAAAGCAGTGCTGGAAAATAATGGGGGTCACACAAAGATTTTCACTTTGGGCATCCTTTAGACATTTTCCATATAGGGGTGCGCTCACTTTGTTGCCAGCGGGGTAAACATTTATGATTGTATGTTGAGTTCTTTGAGGGGACAGCACACTTAAGCTGTTATACAGCTGTACGTTGGCTACGTTACACTGTAGCTAAAGTTTCATTTCTTTCGTGTTGTCccataaaagaaataaaatacagcgTATTCACTTTTGCGAGATATTACATGTTCAATTTTAGCCCTCTTTAAAGTGGGACTACACTCATAcatgtgagagaccccacacaaCAGGGGGGGATCATCATTcgtgtgcttactgctcttgTATTGTGGTGTACTCAAGGTGACCAACACGGCACACAACAAACGCAATGcaaatgtgtatttgttgtaTAAAAGTTGTGACTTTTGGAATCTGAATGTCGATGCGTGTCCACGCAGGAGAAACGCTGCTAAGTCCACTGGTGATGTGCGGCCCTCACGGACTCAAGTTCCTGAAGCCGGTGGAGCTGCGCTTACCTCACTGTGCGTCTATGACCCCTGATGGTTGGTCTTTTGCTCTAAAATCCTCCGACTCCTCGTCGGGTACgctgtcctctctctctctctctctctctctgtgggGGCTTAAGGATTTGCATGATTGTAGAGGAGAGTTTGTTCACTTTCTTTTCCGCATTCCTCACTCCTTTATCATGGACAGccctttatatttttattatttcctaattttcataaaacaaatcaagaatATGTTATAGGTTCTTCCCCCATAATAACAAGTATCGTGCTCGCTACCAAGCCCAGTTTTAATTTACTCCTCTCCAATCCTTTAGGAATTACTGTCTAGAATTGATCATTACTGTGTAAACAATGCAATGCTGCAATTGGATAAGCGTTCTTGCTTTTTGCCACAATTTTtctctcccagttgaagttgactgtgaactgacataaaacaaacaggagaattaaacattgtatttttaaacaccaaaatattcaaccaaaccatacaCTAGAAGTCTTCAACCTGCCGCTACACctaacacacggagcagcaacgcatacaaacagagcatataGCGATACTCACAGGCTGTTATtatctctgctctgtgggaacaagaCATTTTACTGGCAGTTAGTTGGGGGCCTTCTTTGgctcttcttcttgcttttaATATATAGTCTGGGGAACACTGTACTACCAATCGCTTGGTTGAACTCGTATTTAAAAGCATGAGAAAATTATTACTCCGCCTGTGAGTGGCTTGTCTTTCTGTCACTTTCACAGCCCCGATGATTATTATGCTTCATCAAGAATTCCTCGCTTCCTCAAGTATcatcataaaatacattttaaggacTAAGTCACCGCCCCCAGCTTGTGAAGGCGTCACTGACTCTAAAAGATGTCGCACATTAAAGCACCGACATACTGTGTGGAGCCTTTAGAGTGGTTTACATGCTCTAACAGCTCTTATCTATTCGAACAACTCTTTGACTGTCATTGGAGTGGGGGGAACATTCaaattgtgtcattttcttcttctttttagttttgttgttgCTCAGTTTGAGACACTCCAGACCACTAACTTCACGAGCAACAACTCCAAAGTATCTTTTCAAATTCATGTCATTGTTTAATTTCcccacatacatacagtacatcaagtGTGTTTTTGGGTGGGAAGGAACTGTCTCCAAGTTCATGTAAGAATATTCCTTTAAATCAGGCGTGGGGAACCTTTTTCCTGTCAGTTCAGTTTCATATTCAAGTCCCTCTCAGCCAATTCATTTGAAagtaagaaatatatatatcttatgCAACAATATAACACGTTTATGATGTATTATGCACATTTGTAGGCTGTTCTTTAGAGTGTGTTTTAGAACCTGTggggttttatttgtttatagaATTGCATGGTTGGCCGGACAAATGCTGTCAGGCCAGAGGTTCCCCCACTCAGGATTTAAAGcagggttctcaaactggggtatGCGAACTGTTGTTTGCTCATTGGAAAATAATTTGCAGTATATTATTATGTTACACTGGaatcattcaaaacaaaaaaggtgcacACCCTACTGTGGATATGAGGACCAGcagccaataaaaacaaacataataaagcAATTACTCCTCTCTAATTTTGCTTTGGGCCAATTTAAAACTCTATGATTGTCATGtatcatcacataaatctgacatccttagacgactttttttttttttttttttttttttttttttttttttaaacaaaaggcatattttggggggagaatgtagtatatgtattttttaaattaatttgttaaaatgtgactCTCTTGCTATGGGCGTTTCTATTCGTCAACTACAATCCAAGTCTTTACTGTCGCGACGTATACATTTCTCAAGTACGTTTCTCAACGGGTTGGCATAGAAGACGGTCTCACCCAGCTTGCTTgtaaaattcaggtttgtaaagtACTGCAATGacaaacagatccctgtagatggcggtgtTGCATTGCTTTGGGTTCA contains these protein-coding regions:
- the tjp1b gene encoding tight junction protein ZO-1 isoform X2, with product MHLLSFGKCADRAAEEVLEGLLNLKMFGSGKGKWFVRKHKRQYQQQQRSARRPCTKQNKRWAGKILKQHRQKLLSELDVTAVLPYLVYDKVFSLGEYKEILGQESNKRRTEIFLDRLSSKGPAAFCSFCSVLEEVCPHLLTYFLLDGEDGAPGGRKNGALPVPPNSSGEEPLCPPPMYTDPVFDSRIHPSPTAGSVTAASSVSTVQGKPSLRRIKGRIHRSKSLDSIDLLDSNSAAMEETVIWEQHTVTLHRAPGFGFGIAISGGRDNPHFQSGETSIVISDVLKGGPAEGLLQENDRVVMVNAVSMDNVEHAYAVQQLRKSGKIAKITIRRKRKVHVPMGRLGERETMSEHDEEEDSYDEEIYETRSGRSGAYSGMGGAMGRRSGRSCSRRDRERERSGSRERSLSPRSDRRSHNLPPRPAKVTLVKSRKNEEYGLRLASHIFVKDISPESLAARDGNIQEGDVVLKINGTVTENLSLIDAKKLIERSKGKLKMVVQRDDRATLLNIPDLDDSIPSANASDRDDISDIHSLASDHSNRSHDRLRSSRSRSPDRRSEPSDHSRHSPPQISNGSHRSRDEERISKAASTPAKLSEEVPLPKPKEPALAKDEKQLPPLPEPKPVYAQPGQPDVDLPVSPSDAPVPSAAHDDSILRPSMKLVKFKKGESVGLRLAGGNDVGIFVAGVLEDSPAAKEGLEEGDQILRVNNVDFANIIREEAVLFLLDLPKGEEVTILAQKKKDVYRRIVESDVGDSFYIRTHFEYEKESPYGLSFNKGEVFRVVDTLYNGKLGSWLAIRIGKNHQEVERGIIPNKNRAEQLSSVQYTLPKTAGGDRADFWRFRGLRSSKRNLRKSREDLSSQPVQTKFPAYERVVLREAGFLRPVVIFGPIADVAREKLSREEPDLFELAKSEPRDAGTDQRSSGIIRLHTIKQIIDRDKHAVLDITPNAVDRLNYAQWYPIVVFLNPDNKQGVKNMRTRLCPESRKSARKLYERAIKLRKNNHHLFTTTINLNNMNDGWYGALKETIQQQQNQLVWVSEGKADGTTEDDLDIHDDRLSYLSAPGSEYSMYSTDSRHTSDYEDTDTEGGAYTDQELDETLNDEVGLPTEPAITRSSEPVREDPPVIQDTPGYPGYQHPVAPDTANRIDPTGFKMPSPQQQEEASLPMPSLPAAVVAPPAVEQPVQLEGMHLEEPPAAPAAPRADSLSSLSPAPELIQPPAPSHEPHPSGPPGPEPKMYKKDLYNMEEPVQMNHGLKQSLSYTHQPPYQDKQPYREYDHPPYGYDGGGYPEPKSHNADCHMHYDNRVPHYNEQWSPYDQQTSSCQPAGYQPGHQQPIGYNLRSPYEDEPGRDYSPPQPRYEDPLPVGYDGRSRHSKPGPIRYDEPPPPLRPAGFNVRSSYEADTHSFPINSPRSPEPPKQYYGDSGLRPSYIPGPQRGFKAGMHEPVMNSEPPVLPPKTETLTSPGEPAVTPGSKPLPPHQREDLDEDPAMKPQSVLNRVKMFENKRSVSMDRAKEGESSVLRPADVPKPSSAPGPVLKANSLSNLEQERPSHRAPEPQRPHIKPLDDVMRTNHYDPDEDEEYYRKQLSYFDRRSFDSKAMGQPNPGINRFHDLPKPAQLSYPYNRVESVEKVSPGEKRYDPLPQICPSSQYGPPGSAIPPNTLPKLSPSDVNSISEPLSSPNPKPDLSALRPVSREEPTPIGYLPPRAIPDKSPINGTDAAPPKTIGAPAPTGYNRYVPKPYTSSARPFERKFESPKFNHNLLPNDTQAKTELLGKLGIVSNSGGKPQLSPQPLDHDSGLDTFTRTMDNRPKYQHNNINAIPKAIPVSPGALDDDDEDEGHTVVATARGIFNCNGGVLSSIETGVSIIIPQGAIPENVEQEIYFKVCRDNSILPPLDKEKGETLLSPLVMCGPHGLKFLKPVELRLPHCASMTPDGWSFALKSSDSSSGDPKSWQNKSLPGDPNYLVGANCVSVLIDHF
- the tjp1b gene encoding tight junction protein ZO-1 isoform X1; this encodes MHLLSFGKCADRAAEEVLEGLLNLKMFGSGKGKWFVRKHKRQYQQQQRSARRPCTKQNKRWAGKILKQHRQKLLSELDVTAVLPYLVYDKVFSLGEYKEILGQESNKRRTEIFLDRLSSKGPAAFCSFCSVLEEVCPHLLTYFLLDGEDGAPGGRKNGALPVPPNSSGEEPLCPPPMYTDPVFDSRIHPSPTAGSVTAASSVSTVQGKPSLRRIKGRIHRSKSLDSIDLLDSNSAAMEETVIWEQHTVTLHRAPGFGFGIAISGGRDNPHFQSGETSIVISDVLKGGPAEGLLQENDRVVMVNAVSMDNVEHAYAVQQLRKSGKIAKITIRRKRKVHVPMGRLGERETMSEHDEEEDSYDEEIYETRSGRSGAYSGMGGAMGRRSGRSCSRRDRERERSGSRERSLSPRSDRRSHNLPPRPAKVTLVKSRKNEAEYGLRLASHIFVKDISPESLAARDGNIQEGDVVLKINGTVTENLSLIDAKKLIERSKGKLKMVVQRDDRATLLNIPDLDDSIPSANASDRDDISDIHSLASDHSNRSHDRLRSSRSRSPDRRSEPSDHSRHSPPQISNGSHRSRDEERISKAASTPAKLSEEVPLPKPKEPALAKDEKQLPPLPEPKPVYAQPGQPDVDLPVSPSDAPVPSAAHDDSILRPSMKLVKFKKGESVGLRLAGGNDVGIFVAGVLEDSPAAKEGLEEGDQILRVNNVDFANIIREEAVLFLLDLPKGEEVTILAQKKKDVYRRIVESDVGDSFYIRTHFEYEKESPYGLSFNKGEVFRVVDTLYNGKLGSWLAIRIGKNHQEVERGIIPNKNRAEQLSSVQYTLPKTAGGDRADFWRFRGLRSSKRNLRKSREDLSSQPVQTKFPAYERVVLREAGFLRPVVIFGPIADVAREKLSREEPDLFELAKSEPRDAGTDQRSSGIIRLHTIKQIIDRDKHAVLDITPNAVDRLNYAQWYPIVVFLNPDNKQGVKNMRTRLCPESRKSARKLYERAIKLRKNNHHLFTTTINLNNMNDGWYGALKETIQQQQNQLVWVSEGKADGTTEDDLDIHDDRLSYLSAPGSEYSMYSTDSRHTSDYEDTDTEGGAYTDQELDETLNDEVGLPTEPAITRSSEPVREDPPVIQDTPGYPGYQHPVAPDTANRIDPTGFKMPSPQQQEEASLPMPSLPAAVVAPPAVEQPVQLEGMHLEEPPAAPAAPRADSLSSLSPAPELIQPPAPSHEPHPSGPPGPEPKMYKKDLYNMEEPVQMNHGLKQSLSYTHQPPYQDKQPYREYDHPPYGYDGGGYPEPKSHNADCHMHYDNRVPHYNEQWSPYDQQTSSCQPAGYQPGHQQPIGYNLRSPYEDEPGRDYSPPQPRYEDPLPVGYDGRSRHSKPGPIRYDEPPPPLRPAGFNVRSSYEADTHSFPINSPRSPEPPKQYYGDSGLRPSYIPGPQRGFKAGMHEPVMNSEPPVLPPKTETLTSPGEPAVTPGSKPLPPHQREDLDEDPAMKPQSVLNRVKMFENKRSVSMDRAKEGESSVLRPADVPKPSSAPGPVLKANSLSNLEQERPSHRAPEPQRPHIKPLDDVMRTNHYDPDEDEEYYRKQLSYFDRRSFDSKAMGQPNPGINRFHDLPKPAQLSYPYNRVESVEKVSPGEKRYDPLPQICPSSQYGPPGSAIPPNTLPKLSPSDVNSISEPLSSPNPKPDLSALRPVSREEPTPIGYLPPRAIPDKSPINGTDAAPPKTIGAPAPTGYNRYVPKPYTSSARPFERKFESPKFNHNLLPNDTQAKTELLGKLGIVSNSGGKPQLSPQPLDHDSGLDTFTRTMDNRPKYQHNNINAIPKAIPVSPGALDDDDEDEGHTVVATARGIFNCNGGVLSSIETGVSIIIPQGAIPENVEQEIYFKVCRDNSILPPLDKEKGETLLSPLVMCGPHGLKFLKPVELRLPHCASMTPDGWSFALKSSDSSSGDPKSWQNKSLPGDPNYLVGANCVSVLIDHF
- the tjp1b gene encoding tight junction protein ZO-1 isoform X11 gives rise to the protein MVTEPPNNTQTTCKAMIHPSPTAGSVTAASSVSTVQGKPSLRRIKGRIHRSKSLDSIDLLDSNSAAMEETVIWEQHTVTLHRAPGFGFGIAISGGRDNPHFQSGETSIVISDVLKGGPAEGLLQENDRVVMVNAVSMDNVEHAYAVQQLRKSGKIAKITIRRKRKVHVPMGRLGERETMSEHDEEEDSYDEEIYETRSGRSGAYSGMGGAMGRRSGRSCSRRDRERERSGSRERSLSPRSDRRSHNLPPRPAKVTLVKSRKNEAEYGLRLASHIFVKDISPESLAARDGNIQEGDVVLKINGTVTENLSLIDAKKLIERSKGKLKMVVQRDDRATLLNIPDLDDSIPSANASDRDDISDIHSLASDHSNRSHDRLRSSRSRSPDRRSEPSDHSRHSPPQISNGSHRSRDEERISKAASTPAKLSEEVPLPKPKEPALAKDEKQLPPLPEPKPVYAQPGQPDVDLPVSPSDAPVPSAAHDDSILRPSMKLVKFKKGESVGLRLAGGNDVGIFVAGVLEDSPAAKEGLEEGDQILRVNNVDFANIIREEAVLFLLDLPKGEEVTILAQKKKDVYRRIVESDVGDSFYIRTHFEYEKESPYGLSFNKGEVFRVVDTLYNGKLGSWLAIRIGKNHQEVERGIIPNKNRAEQLSSVQYTLPKTAGGDRADFWRFRGLRSSKRNLRKSREDLSSQPVQTKFPAYERVVLREAGFLRPVVIFGPIADVAREKLSREEPDLFELAKSEPRDAGTDQRSSGIIRLHTIKQIIDRDKHAVLDITPNAVDRLNYAQWYPIVVFLNPDNKQGVKNMRTRLCPESRKSARKLYERAIKLRKNNHHLFTTTINLNNMNDGWYGALKETIQQQQNQLVWVSEGKADGTTEDDLDIHDDRLSYLSAPGSEYSMYSTDSRHTSDYEDTDTEGGAYTDQELDETLNDEVGLPTEPAITRSSEPVREDPPVIQDTPGYPGYQHPVAPDTANRIDPTGFKMPSPQQQEEASLPMPSLPAAVVAPPAVEQPVQLEGMHLEEPPAAPAAPRADSLSSLSPAPELIQPPAPSHEPHPSGPPGPEPKMYKKDLYNMEEPVQMNHGLKQSLSYTHQPPYQDKQPYREYDHPPYGYDGGGYPEPKSHNADCHMHYDNRVPHYNEQWSPYDQQTSSCQPAGYQPGHQQPIGYNLRSPYEDEPGRDYSPPQPRYEDPLPVGYDGRSRHSKPGPIRYDEPPPPLRPAGFNVRSSYEADTHSFPINSPRSPEPPKQYYGDSGLRPSYIPGPQRGFKAGMHEPVMNSEPPVLPPKTETLTSPGEPAVTPGSKPLPPHQREDLDEDPAMKPQSVLNRVKMFENKRSVSMDRAKEGESSVLRPADVPKPSSAPGPVLKANSLSNLEQERPSHRAPEPQRPHIKPLDDVMRTNHYDPDEDEEYYRKQLSYFDRRSFDSKAMGQPNPGINRFHDLPKPAQLSYPYNRVESVEKVSPGEKRYDPLPQICPSSQYGPPGSAIPPNTLPKLSPSDVNSISEPLSSPNPKPDLSALRPVSREEPTPIGYLPPRAIPDKSPINGTDAAPPKTIGAPAPTGYNRYVPKPYTSSARPFERKFESPKFNHNLLPNDTQAKTELLGKLGIVSNSGGKPQLSPQPLDHDSGLDTFTRTMDNRPKYQHNNINAIPKAIPVSPGALDDDDEDEGHTVVATARGIFNCNGGVLSSIETGVSIIIPQGAIPENVEQEIYFKVCRDNSILPPLDKEKGETLLSPLVMCGPHGLKFLKPVELRLPHCASMTPDGWSFALKSSDSSSGDPKSWQNKSLPGDPNYLVGANCVSVLIDHF